From the Elusimicrobiota bacterium genome, one window contains:
- a CDS encoding amidohydrolase yields MVDLLLKNGLIRTLDPARPLARSVACADGRVAALDEDPPAARVVDLQGATAVPGLVDAHVHLLWLGRRRLELDLAGVRDGVELLRRVAQRARTLPPGAWLRGGGHELREPPPARELSEAAGGRPVWLLRRDLHSGLASTRALELAGPALAGAPAGTVRAGGTLLVEEAAALMERVAPRPGAREAFLTAQKEALAAGLTAVHEAWVDEESLADLRGMDADGGLRLRVHAMVHDGDPARLAAFLRANKPTAGKRLVVRAAKLFLDGSLGSRTCWTSDPPLGGPRLSDAAFSEVARAALAGGWQLCVHAIGDLAVRQALGVYERLAPPPELRWRIEHLQHVHPSDFPRLPRWLCSIQPGHCADDLAAARGALCAALAEGTHAWRRMGRLVLGTDAPVAPLDPRRTFHGAVTGGGRPETALRPEEALRAMSADASWAGFSEAGILAPARPADLTVLERDWLECRPDEVLAGRVLGTVIDGVVEWEAE; encoded by the coding sequence ATGGTCGACCTCCTTCTCAAGAACGGGCTGATCCGCACGCTGGACCCGGCGCGTCCGCTCGCCCGCAGCGTCGCCTGCGCGGACGGGAGGGTCGCCGCGCTCGACGAGGATCCGCCGGCCGCGCGCGTCGTCGACCTGCAGGGCGCGACGGCCGTGCCCGGGCTCGTGGACGCCCACGTCCACCTTCTCTGGCTCGGGAGACGGCGTCTCGAGCTCGACCTCGCGGGGGTGCGCGACGGCGTCGAGCTGCTGCGCCGCGTCGCGCAGAGGGCGCGGACCCTGCCGCCCGGCGCCTGGCTGCGCGGCGGCGGACACGAGCTGCGCGAGCCCCCGCCGGCCCGGGAGCTCTCGGAAGCCGCCGGGGGGCGGCCGGTCTGGCTGCTGCGCCGCGACCTCCACTCCGGCCTCGCCAGCACCCGCGCGCTCGAACTCGCCGGTCCCGCGCTCGCGGGGGCTCCGGCGGGGACGGTCCGCGCGGGAGGGACCTTGCTCGTCGAGGAGGCGGCGGCGCTCATGGAGCGCGTCGCGCCCCGCCCGGGGGCGCGGGAGGCCTTCCTCACCGCGCAGAAGGAGGCGCTCGCGGCGGGACTCACCGCCGTCCACGAGGCCTGGGTGGACGAGGAGTCTCTCGCGGACCTGCGGGGGATGGATGCCGACGGCGGGCTGCGTCTGCGCGTGCACGCCATGGTCCACGACGGGGACCCTGCGCGTCTGGCCGCCTTCCTGCGCGCGAACAAGCCCACCGCGGGGAAGCGGCTCGTCGTCCGGGCCGCCAAGCTCTTCCTCGACGGCTCGCTCGGCTCGCGCACCTGCTGGACCTCGGACCCGCCCCTGGGGGGGCCGCGTCTGAGCGACGCCGCCTTCTCGGAGGTCGCCCGCGCGGCGCTCGCCGGCGGCTGGCAGCTCTGCGTGCACGCCATCGGCGACCTCGCCGTGCGCCAGGCCCTCGGCGTCTACGAGCGCCTCGCGCCGCCTCCGGAGCTGCGCTGGCGCATCGAGCACCTCCAGCACGTGCACCCCTCCGACTTCCCGCGGCTTCCCCGCTGGCTCTGCTCCATCCAGCCCGGTCACTGCGCCGACGACCTCGCCGCCGCGCGGGGAGCGCTCTGCGCCGCGCTCGCGGAGGGAACGCACGCCTGGCGCCGCATGGGCCGGCTCGTCCTGGGCACCGACGCGCCCGTCGCCCCGCTCGACCCGCGCCGCACCTTCCATGGGGCCGTGACGGGGGGCGGGAGGCCGGAGACCGCCCTGCGTCCCGAGGAGGCGCTGCGCGCGATGAGCGCCGACGCATCGTGGGCCGGCTTCTCCGAGGCCGGGATCCTCGCGCCCGCCCGGCCGGCCGACCTCACCGTGCTCGAGCGCGACTGGCTCGAGTGCCGCCCCGACGAGGTCCTCGCCGGACGCGTCCTCGGGACGGTCATCGACGGCGTCGTCGAGTGGGAGGCGGAGTGA
- a CDS encoding SIS domain-containing protein gives MSGKAPGFWMRAEIGEQPEVVARVLEYERPSAERLAAELRRRKTRFAVLAARGTSDHAATVGKYLFGCELGVPAALAAPSISTLYGKPLRLKGTVVLGVSQSGRSTDILEYLRAARRAGAVTVAVTNDPDSPMAHAAAHLLQLRAGPERSVAATKTFTAQLAALYLLAACWRGGRRGSELLRAAKTAPRAMRAALAREGEVREAMRQARTLERCAVIGRGFVYPVALETALKFKEAAGVFAEGASAADFLHGPIAMARSQAGARFRALLLMSRGPGLPSTRRVEKRLMEAGVKTLRFGPPSCPDILAPFPLAVLGQLAALHLALLKGRNPDVPDGLSKVTKTR, from the coding sequence ATGAGCGGCAAAGCCCCCGGCTTCTGGATGCGCGCGGAGATCGGCGAACAGCCCGAGGTCGTCGCGCGCGTGCTCGAGTACGAGCGGCCCTCGGCCGAGCGGCTCGCGGCCGAACTCCGGCGGCGCAAGACCCGCTTCGCCGTGCTCGCCGCGCGCGGAACCTCCGACCACGCCGCGACGGTCGGCAAGTATCTCTTCGGCTGCGAGCTCGGGGTTCCCGCCGCGCTCGCCGCGCCCTCGATCTCCACTCTCTACGGGAAGCCGCTGCGCCTCAAGGGGACCGTCGTCCTCGGGGTGAGCCAGTCGGGCCGCTCCACCGACATCCTCGAGTACCTGCGCGCCGCGCGTCGTGCCGGGGCGGTGACGGTCGCGGTGACCAACGACCCGGACTCGCCGATGGCGCACGCCGCCGCCCACCTCCTTCAACTGCGGGCCGGCCCCGAGCGCAGCGTGGCCGCCACGAAGACCTTCACCGCCCAACTCGCCGCGCTCTATCTGCTCGCCGCCTGCTGGCGCGGCGGCCGGCGCGGCTCCGAGCTCCTGCGCGCGGCGAAGACCGCGCCGCGCGCGATGCGCGCCGCGCTCGCGCGCGAGGGAGAAGTGAGGGAGGCGATGCGCCAGGCGCGGACGCTCGAGCGCTGCGCGGTCATCGGCCGCGGCTTCGTCTATCCGGTGGCGCTCGAGACCGCGCTCAAGTTCAAGGAAGCGGCGGGGGTGTTCGCCGAGGGGGCCTCCGCCGCCGATTTCCTGCACGGACCCATCGCCATGGCCCGCAGCCAGGCCGGCGCACGCTTCCGGGCGCTGCTGCTCATGAGCCGCGGGCCGGGGCTGCCGTCGACGCGCCGCGTCGAGAAGCGCCTCATGGAAGCCGGCGTGAAGACGCTGCGATTCGGGCCGCCGTCCTGCCCGGACATCCTCGCGCCCTTCCCTCTCGCCGTCCTCGGCCAGCTCGCCGCGCTCCACCTCGCCCTGCTCAAGGGGCGCAATCCGGATGTCCCGGATGGATTGAGTAAGGTGACGAAGACGAGATGA
- a CDS encoding mechanosensitive ion channel family protein, which yields MNDLSPLLANTFLGNDLSTWLTSLGTFLAVLAAIYAVRYVVVRHLKAIAEKTETDLDDFLVDLLGKIRSPEYHLVALYVASRGLRLSGGFDKALHLVFVLVLSWRAVTLLQAAVSYGLGKAVGRDPKDPGSASAMQSLRLLLNIVVWIGAGVFVLDNLGINISTVVAGLGIGGVAVALAAQQILGDLFSSFVIFMDRPFRLGDFITSGTLSGTVEHVGIKTTRLRSLGGELLVVPNKDLTSSPLSNFQEMRRRRVVLQFRVAHATPHAKAAAVPGFAREVVAAVPRATFDRAHLCGLGETGLLFEAVYYVESPDYGAFMDAQQAVDLALLERLQKEGVQLAAVAGVAIRG from the coding sequence ATGAACGACCTCTCTCCCCTCCTCGCAAACACCTTTCTGGGCAACGACCTCTCCACCTGGCTGACCTCGCTCGGCACCTTCCTCGCCGTGCTCGCCGCGATCTACGCCGTCCGCTACGTCGTCGTGCGCCACCTGAAAGCCATCGCGGAGAAGACCGAGACGGATCTCGACGACTTCCTCGTCGACCTGCTCGGGAAGATCCGCTCCCCCGAATACCACCTGGTCGCGCTCTACGTCGCCAGCCGCGGCCTTCGCCTGAGCGGCGGCTTCGACAAAGCCCTCCACCTCGTCTTCGTGCTCGTCCTCTCCTGGCGCGCGGTGACCCTGCTGCAGGCCGCCGTCTCCTACGGTCTGGGCAAGGCCGTCGGCCGCGACCCCAAGGACCCCGGCTCCGCCTCGGCGATGCAGAGCCTGCGCCTGCTCCTCAACATCGTCGTCTGGATCGGCGCAGGCGTCTTCGTCCTCGACAACCTCGGCATCAACATCTCGACGGTGGTCGCCGGGCTCGGCATCGGCGGCGTCGCCGTCGCGCTGGCGGCCCAGCAGATCCTCGGGGACCTCTTCTCCTCCTTCGTCATCTTCATGGACCGGCCGTTCCGGCTCGGGGACTTCATCACGAGCGGGACGCTCTCGGGGACCGTCGAGCATGTGGGGATCAAGACGACCCGCCTGCGCAGCCTCGGCGGGGAGCTGCTCGTCGTCCCCAACAAGGATCTCACCTCCAGCCCCCTCTCGAACTTCCAGGAGATGCGCCGCCGCCGCGTCGTCCTGCAGTTCCGTGTCGCCCACGCGACTCCGCATGCGAAGGCCGCCGCCGTGCCCGGCTTCGCGCGCGAGGTCGTCGCCGCCGTCCCGCGCGCGACCTTCGACCGCGCGCATCTGTGCGGTCTCGGCGAGACCGGCCTGCTCTTCGAGGCGGTCTACTACGTGGAGAGCCCGGACTACGGGGCTTTTATGGACGCCCAGCAGGCGGTGGACCTGGCACTGCTCGAGCGTCTGCAGAAGGAAGGGGTGCAGCTCGCTGCGGTGGCGGGGGTCGCTATCAGAGGATAA
- a CDS encoding HEAT repeat domain-containing protein — MRALLVFFLLSGTAGGAEALPSSSDTAQILEFARSSDTALRRQAVVTLAREYKKRWLGAAALPVLRERISDKDPETRVHAAMCLAGIASFIHLSSRSAEGKAFGRRTDADFSADPHLLKALLTALGDRRSDAREYAAAALGFAYPPLPRIEAALLRRWPKEKSAPVRSAILNALANGGYRTAKVLALARSALKDRDPLVRKRAEELLREPR, encoded by the coding sequence GTGCGTGCCCTTCTCGTCTTCTTTCTCCTCAGCGGCACCGCCGGCGGAGCCGAGGCCCTTCCGTCATCCTCGGACACCGCTCAGATCCTCGAGTTCGCGCGCTCGAGCGATACCGCGCTGCGCCGTCAAGCGGTGGTGACCCTGGCCCGCGAGTACAAGAAGCGCTGGCTCGGAGCCGCGGCCCTGCCTGTTCTGCGCGAGCGCATCAGCGACAAGGATCCGGAGACACGCGTCCATGCCGCGATGTGCCTCGCGGGAATCGCCTCCTTCATCCACCTCTCATCGCGGTCGGCCGAAGGAAAGGCGTTCGGACGGAGAACGGACGCGGACTTCTCCGCGGACCCGCATCTTCTGAAGGCGCTTCTGACGGCGCTGGGCGACCGCAGGTCGGATGCGCGCGAGTACGCCGCGGCGGCGCTCGGCTTTGCCTATCCTCCGCTGCCGCGCATCGAAGCCGCACTCCTTCGCCGCTGGCCGAAGGAGAAGTCTGCTCCCGTACGCAGCGCCATCCTGAACGCCCTGGCGAACGGCGGCTACCGTACGGCCAAGGTCCTCGCCCTGGCGCGCTCCGCGCTGAAAGACCGAGATCCGCTCGTGCGCAAGCGGGCCGAAGAGCTCCTTCGCGAACCCCGATAG